The Chryseobacterium indicum genome includes a window with the following:
- a CDS encoding YceI family protein: protein MKKKLFSLVVPAFFALAAVVSCKKEKPLSSDSNEVATTKDGAEYVVDTLNSKVEWKGYKIFKSENTSHFGTIKFESGDVTVKEGKLESGKFVADMASLTSEDLKNDTENLNKLNGHLKSGDFFEVEKFPTASYEITKVTPSAEGDYNTLLDGNLTIKGITKPVQFKANVSVKEGLVNIATEPKDIMREEFGVKFQAPAENGVIKDEVTLQINVKALEKK from the coding sequence ATGAAAAAAAAGCTGTTTTCGTTGGTTGTTCCTGCATTTTTTGCTTTAGCTGCGGTAGTTTCCTGCAAAAAGGAGAAACCTCTTTCCAGCGATAGCAATGAAGTTGCAACAACCAAAGACGGAGCTGAATATGTTGTGGATACACTTAACAGTAAAGTAGAGTGGAAGGGATATAAAATTTTTAAATCGGAGAATACAAGCCATTTCGGAACTATTAAATTTGAAAGCGGCGATGTTACCGTAAAAGAAGGAAAGCTGGAAAGCGGAAAATTTGTTGCAGATATGGCTTCCTTAACTTCTGAAGATCTGAAAAACGATACCGAAAACCTGAACAAACTTAACGGACATCTGAAAAGCGGGGATTTTTTCGAGGTAGAAAAATTTCCTACGGCTTCGTATGAAATTACCAAAGTAACACCTTCTGCTGAAGGAGATTACAATACCTTACTGGATGGGAATTTAACCATCAAAGGAATTACAAAACCGGTTCAGTTTAAAGCCAACGTTTCTGTGAAGGAAGGTCTGGTGAATATTGCTACCGAACCGAAAGACATAATGAGAGAAGAGTTTGGGGTGAAATTTCAGGCTCCTGCCGAAAATGGCGTGATAAAAGATGAGGTGACTCTTCAGATCAACGTGAAAGCTTTAGAAAAAAAATAA
- a CDS encoding sulfate/molybdate ABC transporter ATP-binding protein: MLLEINHLNFSYSKEKPLFENLSLTFEEGKIIALAGESGCGKSTLLSLIYGLLDWESGDIIFDGKKLLGPKGNLVPGEAEMKFVAQNFDLMPYATVAENVGKFISNINLAKKKETVSELLEVVGLEEFAPILPKYLSGGQQQRVAIARALSVLPKLLILDEPFSNLDFPRKIELREKLFRYVKQNNISLVISTHELQDIIPWLDEIIVLQNGKIVQKGNPEEAFKNPYNSYVAKLFGEVNIFSESEMQDFQISKFSYYPREIKISENGFEAEVLESRFAGNHYWNKVRVKNKEIILYSDEKLNGTIPVSFG, translated from the coding sequence ATGCTATTAGAAATAAATCATTTAAACTTTTCCTATTCTAAAGAAAAACCTTTGTTTGAAAACCTCAGTCTTACGTTTGAGGAAGGTAAAATCATTGCGCTTGCCGGAGAAAGCGGGTGCGGGAAATCTACTTTATTAAGCCTGATTTATGGTTTGCTGGACTGGGAAAGCGGTGATATTATTTTTGACGGTAAAAAATTACTGGGACCTAAAGGAAATCTGGTTCCGGGAGAAGCCGAAATGAAATTCGTTGCACAGAATTTTGATCTGATGCCCTATGCAACGGTTGCGGAAAATGTAGGAAAATTTATTTCCAATATTAATCTGGCAAAAAAGAAAGAAACGGTTTCTGAGCTTCTGGAAGTTGTCGGTTTAGAAGAGTTTGCCCCCATTTTACCTAAATATCTGAGTGGAGGACAACAGCAAAGAGTTGCCATTGCAAGAGCACTTTCTGTACTTCCGAAACTTCTGATCCTAGATGAACCTTTCAGCAATCTGGATTTTCCGAGAAAGATTGAACTGAGGGAAAAGCTTTTCCGGTATGTAAAGCAGAATAATATTTCCCTGGTGATTTCAACACACGAACTTCAGGATATTATTCCGTGGCTGGATGAAATTATCGTATTGCAAAATGGAAAAATTGTACAGAAAGGAAATCCGGAAGAAGCTTTTAAAAATCCTTATAATTCTTACGTTGCGAAACTTTTCGGGGAAGTGAATATTTTCAGTGAAAGTGAGATGCAGGATTTTCAGATTTCAAAATTCTCCTATTATCCCAGAGAAATAAAAATTTCTGAAAACGGTTTTGAAGCCGAAGTTCTGGAAAGCCGTTTCGCAGGAAATCATTACTGGAATAAAGTAAGGGTAAAAAATAAAGAAATCATTCTGTATTCTGATGAAAAACTGAACGGAACTATCCCTGTTTCATTCGGTTAA
- the trpS gene encoding tryptophan--tRNA ligase: MSRILTGIQATGTPHLGNLLGAIIPAIELSKQEGNESFLFIANLHSLTQIKDAKELKQNTYEIAAAWLACGLDTEKTFFYRQSDIPETCELSWHLSCFFPYQRLTLAHSFKDKADRLQDVNAGLFTYPILMAADILLYDAEIVPVGKDQLQHLEIARDVASRFNNQMGEVFVLPQSELQENTKYVPGVDGHKMSKSRGNIINIFLPEKELKKQVMSIESDSKTLEEPKDPENDKTFAIYQLIATPEQTEELRAKYLAGNFGYGHAKKELLDLILTRFEKERELFSYYMNNLDELEAKLQEGAEKTRVIATETMKRVRESLGI; this comes from the coding sequence ATGTCAAGAATTCTTACCGGCATTCAAGCCACCGGAACACCTCACTTGGGAAACTTGTTGGGTGCAATTATTCCTGCGATAGAATTATCCAAACAGGAAGGAAACGAATCATTTTTATTCATCGCGAATCTGCATTCTTTAACGCAGATTAAAGACGCGAAAGAACTGAAACAGAATACCTACGAGATTGCTGCGGCTTGGCTTGCTTGTGGATTAGATACCGAAAAAACATTTTTTTACAGACAGAGTGACATCCCTGAAACCTGTGAACTTTCTTGGCATTTATCATGTTTTTTTCCTTATCAGAGATTAACTTTGGCGCATTCATTCAAGGATAAAGCAGACCGTTTGCAGGATGTGAATGCAGGCTTGTTTACGTATCCGATTTTAATGGCTGCAGATATTTTATTATACGATGCGGAGATTGTTCCGGTAGGAAAAGACCAGCTTCAGCATTTGGAAATTGCGCGTGATGTAGCCTCAAGATTTAATAATCAGATGGGTGAAGTTTTTGTTTTGCCTCAATCTGAACTTCAGGAAAATACAAAGTATGTTCCCGGAGTTGACGGACATAAAATGTCTAAATCGCGAGGAAATATCATCAATATTTTCCTGCCTGAAAAGGAATTGAAAAAGCAAGTGATGAGCATTGAATCGGATTCTAAAACTTTAGAAGAGCCTAAAGATCCGGAAAACGATAAAACATTTGCCATCTATCAGTTAATTGCTACTCCGGAGCAAACCGAAGAATTAAGAGCGAAATATTTGGCCGGAAACTTTGGTTACGGTCATGCGAAAAAAGAACTTCTGGATCTTATTTTAACAAGATTTGAAAAAGAAAGAGAACTTTTCTCTTATTATATGAACAATCTTGATGAACTGGAAGCTAAGCTTCAGGAAGGAGCAGAAAAAACGAGAGTGATAGCTACTGAAACAATGAAAAGAGTGAGAGAAAGTTTGGGAATTTAA
- a CDS encoding SanA/YdcF family protein, producing MKKLIKNIFKIFLLLFVAGIIFIAWANYSIKKNTEANVSYQISDVPKMKTALLLGTGKTLSNGQPNAYFYNRIQAAADLYKSGKVKYIIVSGDNSQKNYNEPEDMQMALIEYGVPKDNIFLDFAGFRTLDSVVRAKEIFGQNQLIIVSQKFHNERAVFLAKQNGMQAFGYNAPDVNKYAGLKTNLREYFAKAKAYLDLILGVEPKFGGDKVLIP from the coding sequence ATGAAAAAATTAATTAAAAACATTTTTAAAATTTTCCTGCTTCTTTTTGTTGCAGGAATTATTTTTATTGCATGGGCGAATTACAGTATTAAAAAAAACACTGAAGCTAATGTTTCTTATCAAATTTCTGATGTTCCCAAAATGAAAACTGCGCTGCTTCTCGGAACAGGAAAAACGCTGAGCAACGGACAACCGAATGCTTATTTTTATAACAGAATTCAGGCTGCTGCCGATCTTTATAAAAGCGGAAAGGTGAAATATATTATTGTAAGCGGAGACAACAGCCAGAAAAACTATAATGAACCCGAAGATATGCAGATGGCATTGATTGAGTATGGGGTTCCAAAGGATAATATTTTTCTGGATTTTGCCGGTTTCAGAACACTGGATTCTGTTGTACGTGCGAAGGAGATTTTCGGGCAAAATCAATTAATCATTGTTTCACAGAAATTCCATAACGAAAGGGCGGTATTTTTGGCCAAACAAAACGGAATGCAAGCTTTCGGTTACAATGCTCCCGATGTGAATAAATATGCCGGTCTGAAGACGAATCTGAGAGAATATTTTGCGAAAGCAAAAGCGTATCTGGATTTAATTTTGGGCGTAGAACCGAAGTTTGGAGGGGATAAGGTTTTGATTCCTTAA
- a CDS encoding lipoprotein signal peptidase, translating into MKKIAFVTLLILLIDQASKIYVKTHFNLDDSISVLPGFKLTFVENPGMAYGLHFGGIIGKYFLVLVRIILIGGMIYLFKKWLQKGESNYLLIPMAMIFAGAIGNLIDGMFYGLIFDSGTVYDESINRWIGYGGISKFTSFGEGYSTFMKGCVVDMLHFPLVDWNVPESWPLIGGKHIEFFKYIFNVADSAITVGAALLLIFRKKAFPNGLEF; encoded by the coding sequence ATGAAGAAGATAGCATTTGTAACCTTGCTTATTTTATTGATAGATCAGGCTTCAAAAATTTATGTAAAAACGCATTTTAATCTTGATGACAGCATTTCTGTGCTTCCGGGATTTAAATTAACTTTTGTTGAAAATCCGGGAATGGCTTACGGGCTGCATTTCGGAGGCATTATCGGGAAATATTTTCTGGTTCTGGTAAGAATTATCCTGATTGGCGGAATGATCTATTTGTTTAAAAAATGGTTACAGAAAGGAGAATCCAATTATCTTCTGATTCCGATGGCAATGATTTTTGCCGGAGCAATAGGAAATTTAATAGACGGAATGTTTTACGGACTTATTTTTGACAGCGGAACGGTTTATGATGAGAGCATCAACAGATGGATCGGATACGGAGGAATTTCGAAATTCACCAGTTTCGGGGAAGGATACTCTACGTTCATGAAAGGCTGTGTAGTCGATATGCTGCATTTTCCGCTGGTAGACTGGAATGTTCCTGAAAGCTGGCCTTTAATCGGAGGAAAACATATAGAATTTTTTAAATATATTTTCAACGTAGCCGATTCGGCGATTACAGTGGGAGCTGCTTTATTATTGATTTTCAGAAAAAAAGCATTTCCGAACGGTCTGGAATTTTAG
- a CDS encoding DUF2683 family protein, with translation MESIIVHTKNAMELTALKSVLKEMNIKFEKFHTKNTHHNEKTVKKIVEKKNEKIGKPYKPKGL, from the coding sequence ATGGAATCTATAATAGTCCACACCAAAAACGCAATGGAGCTTACTGCCCTGAAAAGTGTTTTGAAAGAAATGAACATTAAGTTCGAAAAATTCCATACCAAGAATACCCATCACAACGAGAAAACCGTAAAAAAAATCGTTGAGAAAAAGAACGAAAAAATAGGAAAACCTTACAAACCAAAAGGATTATAA
- a CDS encoding DUF6576 domain-containing protein has product MNELLILAIIVAVVLAFFNRDRIKNRFFPDEKRNYTIDDQFNSDKREREKEIDRLLSKMGKNGVNDLSAKDRKRLDELSKK; this is encoded by the coding sequence ATGAATGAATTATTAATTTTAGCAATTATCGTTGCCGTCGTATTGGCATTTTTCAACAGAGACCGGATCAAAAACAGGTTCTTTCCGGATGAAAAACGCAATTACACGATTGACGATCAGTTTAATTCTGATAAACGGGAAAGGGAAAAAGAAATCGACCGTCTTCTGAGTAAGATGGGAAAAAACGGAGTGAATGACCTGTCGGCAAAAGACAGAAAAAGACTCGATGAACTGTCTAAAAAGTAA
- a CDS encoding TraR/DksA family transcriptional regulator: MSDERVRYSDADLQEFKAVIKEKIEKAEKDLQLIRESFINDQNNGTDDTSPTFKAFEEGAETLSKEQNSILAGRQEKFVRDLKNALIRIENKTYGVCRVTGKLIPKERLLAVPHATLSIEAKNMQK, encoded by the coding sequence ATGTCAGACGAAAGAGTAAGATACAGTGATGCTGATTTACAAGAATTTAAAGCAGTTATTAAGGAAAAAATAGAAAAGGCTGAAAAAGATTTACAACTGATCAGAGAAAGTTTTATCAACGATCAGAATAACGGGACGGATGACACTTCCCCTACTTTCAAAGCATTTGAGGAAGGCGCTGAAACGTTAAGTAAAGAACAGAATTCTATTTTAGCCGGAAGACAGGAAAAATTCGTACGTGACCTGAAGAACGCTTTGATAAGAATTGAAAACAAAACTTACGGTGTATGCAGAGTAACGGGTAAACTTATTCCGAAGGAAAGACTGTTGGCTGTTCCTCACGCTACGCTGAGCATCGAAGCGAAAAATATGCAGAAATAA
- the ileS gene encoding isoleucine--tRNA ligase: MSQFKEYKNLNLIDVAENIAEFWKQNKTFNKSVEIREGQPEFVFYEGPPSANGMPGIHHVMARALKDIFCRYQTQNGKQVFRKAGWDTHGLPVELGVEKELGITKEDIGRKISIEDYNKACREAVMRYTDVWNNLTEKIGYWVDLDDPYITYKSKYMETVWWLLKQLYNKDLLYKGYTIQPYSPKAGTGLSSAELNMPGTYHDVSDTTIVAQFKVKKESTDLFNDVEGDVNILAWTTTPWTLPSNTALAVGRDIEYVVVKTFNQYTFQPVTVVLAKVLLNKNFGKKYAEGTDEDFANYTSESKTIPYQILKEFTGEKLTGTQYEQLVPWFTPNDTPEKAFRVILGDFVTTEDGTGIVHIAPTFGADDAKAAKEAGVPPMLVKDENDNLVPLVDLQGRFIQGENVPELFSGKYIKNEYYDEGTAPEKSWDVELAILLKTENKAFKVEKYVHSYPHCWRTDKPVLYYPLDSWFVKMTAVKDRLVDLNKEINWKPKSTGEGRFANWIENVNDWNLSRSRYWGIPLPIWRTEDLKEEKIIGSVEELYNEIEKSVEAGLMTENPFKDFIIGDMSENNYSSVDLHKNIVDKIVLVSDSGKAMKRESDLIDVWFDSGSMPYAQLHYPFENKELIDNNKAFPADFIAEGVDQTRGWFYTLHAIGTAVFDSVAYKNVMSNGLVLDKNGLKMSKSKGNAVDPFETLAVYGPDATRWYMISNANPWENLKFDIEGIDEVRRKFFGTLYNTYSFFALYANVDGFNYSEKEVENRPEIDRWILSELNLLIKEVKAFYEDYEPTRVARAINTFVNDNLSNWYVRLCRRRFWKGDYSEDKISAYQTLYTCLETVAKLSAPIAPFFMDQLYQDLNKVTGKETAESIHLTDFPVADESLIDQDLVEKTHLAQSVTSMVFSLRKKENVKVRQPLQKVLIPVLDSKTEEQISAVADLIKQEVNVKELQLINAEEASHLIVKQIKPNFKALGPKLGKDMKTVGGEITNFTAEQISTLEKEGKIDVQGYEITPEDVEISTKDIPGWTVTSDGKTTVALDLTLTDELKSEGIAREFINRVQNLRKEKGFDLTDRIIISLEENAPFIDDIKKNEEYISSEVLSNKIEIVSSLSNFNEIEIDEVNFKINVEKI; the protein is encoded by the coding sequence ATGAGCCAATTTAAAGAGTACAAAAACCTCAACCTTATTGACGTAGCCGAGAACATCGCAGAATTCTGGAAGCAGAATAAAACTTTCAATAAGAGTGTTGAGATTCGTGAGGGGCAACCTGAGTTTGTGTTTTATGAAGGTCCGCCTTCAGCAAACGGTATGCCCGGAATTCACCACGTAATGGCCAGAGCGTTGAAGGATATTTTCTGTCGTTATCAGACCCAGAACGGAAAGCAGGTTTTCCGTAAAGCGGGTTGGGATACGCACGGACTTCCGGTAGAGCTTGGTGTGGAAAAAGAATTAGGAATCACTAAAGAAGATATTGGCAGAAAAATTTCGATTGAGGATTACAACAAAGCGTGTCGTGAAGCAGTAATGCGTTATACTGACGTATGGAATAACCTTACTGAAAAAATCGGATATTGGGTAGATCTTGATGATCCGTACATCACGTACAAATCAAAATACATGGAAACGGTTTGGTGGCTTCTGAAACAATTGTACAACAAAGATCTGCTGTATAAAGGTTACACGATTCAGCCGTATTCTCCAAAAGCAGGAACCGGACTTTCTTCTGCGGAGTTAAATATGCCGGGAACGTATCACGATGTTTCGGATACTACGATTGTGGCGCAGTTTAAAGTAAAAAAAGAATCTACCGATCTGTTTAATGATGTTGAAGGAGATGTAAACATTCTTGCATGGACGACAACACCATGGACTTTGCCTTCCAACACGGCTTTGGCTGTAGGAAGAGATATTGAATATGTTGTGGTTAAAACTTTTAACCAGTATACTTTTCAGCCGGTAACTGTAGTTCTGGCAAAAGTTCTTCTGAATAAAAACTTCGGAAAAAAATATGCGGAAGGAACAGATGAAGATTTCGCGAACTATACTTCGGAAAGCAAAACCATTCCTTACCAGATTTTAAAAGAATTTACGGGAGAAAAATTAACAGGAACTCAATACGAGCAGTTGGTTCCGTGGTTTACTCCAAACGACACTCCTGAAAAAGCTTTCAGAGTGATCTTGGGAGATTTTGTAACCACTGAAGACGGAACAGGTATTGTTCACATCGCACCTACTTTCGGTGCAGATGATGCGAAAGCGGCAAAAGAAGCCGGAGTTCCCCCTATGTTGGTAAAAGATGAAAATGATAATCTTGTTCCTTTGGTAGATTTACAGGGAAGATTTATTCAGGGAGAAAATGTTCCTGAATTATTTTCAGGAAAATACATCAAGAACGAATATTACGATGAAGGAACTGCACCCGAAAAATCATGGGATGTGGAACTGGCAATTTTGCTGAAAACTGAAAATAAAGCCTTCAAAGTAGAAAAATATGTTCACAGCTATCCTCATTGCTGGAGAACAGACAAGCCTGTATTGTATTATCCTCTGGATTCATGGTTTGTAAAAATGACGGCTGTAAAAGACCGATTGGTAGATTTAAACAAAGAAATCAACTGGAAGCCGAAATCTACAGGAGAAGGACGTTTTGCGAACTGGATTGAAAATGTAAACGACTGGAATCTTTCGCGTTCAAGATATTGGGGAATTCCTTTGCCAATCTGGAGAACAGAAGACCTGAAGGAAGAAAAGATCATCGGATCTGTAGAAGAATTATACAACGAGATTGAAAAATCTGTAGAAGCAGGATTGATGACTGAAAATCCGTTTAAGGATTTCATTATCGGAGATATGTCTGAAAACAATTATTCGTCTGTGGATCTGCATAAAAATATTGTAGACAAAATCGTTCTGGTTTCAGATTCAGGAAAAGCAATGAAGCGTGAGAGCGACCTGATCGACGTTTGGTTCGATTCCGGTTCAATGCCTTATGCGCAGTTGCATTATCCTTTTGAAAATAAAGAGTTAATTGATAATAATAAAGCGTTCCCTGCAGATTTCATTGCGGAAGGTGTTGACCAGACAAGAGGATGGTTCTACACGCTTCATGCGATCGGAACAGCGGTTTTTGATTCTGTTGCTTATAAAAATGTAATGAGTAACGGGCTTGTTTTGGATAAAAACGGGCTGAAAATGTCAAAATCCAAAGGAAATGCAGTGGATCCGTTTGAAACTTTAGCGGTTTACGGACCGGATGCGACACGCTGGTATATGATTTCCAATGCGAATCCGTGGGAAAACCTGAAATTCGACATCGAAGGAATTGATGAAGTGAGAAGAAAATTCTTCGGAACATTATACAATACGTATTCATTCTTTGCATTGTATGCGAATGTGGACGGATTTAATTATTCTGAAAAAGAAGTTGAGAACAGACCGGAAATCGACCGATGGATTCTTTCTGAGCTGAATTTGTTAATTAAAGAAGTTAAAGCATTCTACGAAGATTACGAACCGACAAGAGTAGCAAGAGCGATCAATACTTTTGTAAATGACAATTTATCCAACTGGTACGTAAGACTTTGCAGAAGACGTTTCTGGAAAGGAGATTATTCTGAAGATAAAATCTCAGCTTACCAGACTTTATATACGTGTCTTGAAACGGTTGCGAAATTATCTGCGCCAATCGCTCCGTTCTTTATGGATCAGTTGTATCAGGATTTAAATAAAGTAACCGGAAAGGAAACTGCGGAATCGATCCACTTAACGGATTTCCCGGTTGCTGATGAAAGTTTAATTGATCAGGATCTGGTTGAAAAAACGCACTTGGCTCAATCTGTTACAAGTATGGTTTTTTCTTTGAGAAAGAAAGAAAACGTAAAAGTTCGTCAACCTTTACAAAAAGTTTTAATCCCTGTTTTAGATTCAAAAACGGAAGAGCAGATTTCCGCGGTTGCAGATTTAATTAAGCAGGAAGTAAACGTTAAAGAATTACAGTTGATTAATGCTGAAGAAGCATCGCATTTAATTGTAAAACAGATCAAACCGAACTTCAAAGCTTTAGGCCCTAAATTAGGAAAAGACATGAAAACGGTGGGTGGAGAAATTACCAATTTCACCGCAGAACAGATCTCCACTTTGGAAAAAGAAGGAAAAATTGACGTGCAGGGTTACGAAATTACACCGGAAGATGTGGAAATCTCTACAAAAGATATTCCGGGATGGACGGTAACTTCCGACGGAAAAACCACTGTGGCATTAGATTTGACGCTAACAGATGAATTAAAATCTGAAGGTATCGCAAGAGAATTCATCAACAGAGTTCAGAATCTGCGAAAAGAGAAAGGTTTCGATTTGACGGACAGAATTATCATCTCTCTGGAAGAAAATGCTCCTTTCATTGATGATATCAAGAAGAATGAAGAATATATTTCATCCGAAGTCTTGTCAAATAAAATAGAAATTGTATCTTCACTTTCAAATTTTAACGAAATCGAAATAGATGAGGTTAATTTTAAGATAAATGTTGAAAAAATTTAA
- a CDS encoding phenylacetate--CoA ligase family protein — MDFYPSIERSDIQEIKKFQEQKLQELLAYLETHSPFYQRLFKENNIHIADIQTLENLQKIPTTTKNDIQRYNDDFFCVTPDKIVDYSTTSGTLGDPVTFGLSDNDLERLAYNEAISFACAGIKKGDVVQMITTIDKRFMAGLAYFLGLRKMGASVVRMGPGIPELQWDSIFRYKPKYLITVPSFLLKMIDYAEKHGIDYKNSSVYGAVCIGESIKNQDFTDNILSQKIKEKWDIKLFSTYASTEMSTAFTECEEQIGGHHHPELIITEILDDEGNPAKEDESGELTITTLGVEAIPLLRFKTGDIVKAHYEPCKCGRNTMRLGPVIGRKQQMIKYKGTTLYPPAMNDILNDFNKILCYQIVIQSNEIGLDEIIIKISTDSDSESFVNEVRDHFRAKLRVSPKIELVDFDVLSKTVFNPNSRKPITFADLR; from the coding sequence TTGGACTTTTATCCATCCATCGAAAGATCAGACATTCAGGAAATAAAAAAGTTTCAGGAGCAGAAGCTTCAGGAGCTTTTGGCTTATCTTGAAACTCATTCACCTTTTTATCAAAGATTATTCAAAGAAAACAATATCCATATTGCTGATATTCAGACTTTGGAAAATCTGCAGAAAATTCCGACCACTACAAAGAACGATATTCAGCGATATAACGATGATTTTTTCTGTGTGACACCCGATAAAATTGTGGATTACAGCACAACATCAGGAACACTGGGAGATCCTGTAACGTTCGGATTATCAGATAACGATCTTGAAAGATTGGCGTACAACGAAGCCATTTCTTTTGCGTGTGCAGGAATAAAAAAAGGAGATGTAGTACAGATGATTACCACCATCGATAAAAGATTTATGGCGGGACTTGCTTACTTTTTAGGACTCAGAAAAATGGGAGCGAGTGTGGTAAGAATGGGGCCGGGAATTCCGGAACTTCAATGGGATTCCATTTTCAGATACAAACCGAAATATTTAATCACCGTTCCGTCTTTTTTGCTAAAAATGATCGATTATGCCGAAAAACACGGGATAGATTATAAAAATTCCAGTGTTTATGGAGCAGTTTGTATCGGAGAAAGCATCAAAAATCAGGATTTTACGGATAATATTCTTTCACAGAAAATTAAAGAAAAGTGGGATATTAAACTTTTCTCAACCTATGCTTCAACAGAAATGAGCACCGCTTTTACAGAGTGTGAAGAACAAATTGGCGGACATCACCATCCGGAATTGATTATCACCGAAATTCTTGATGATGAAGGAAACCCTGCGAAAGAAGACGAAAGCGGAGAATTAACGATCACTACGTTAGGCGTTGAAGCGATTCCGTTGTTGAGATTTAAAACAGGAGATATTGTAAAAGCACATTATGAGCCTTGTAAATGTGGAAGAAATACGATGAGGTTGGGTCCTGTCATCGGAAGAAAGCAGCAGATGATCAAATACAAAGGAACCACCTTGTATCCGCCTGCGATGAATGATATTTTAAATGATTTCAATAAGATTCTCTGTTATCAGATTGTTATTCAGTCAAACGAAATCGGGTTGGATGAAATTATCATTAAAATAAGCACAGACAGCGATTCCGAGAGTTTTGTAAATGAAGTAAGAGATCATTTCAGAGCAAAATTAAGAGTGAGTCCGAAAATTGAACTGGTCGATTTTGATGTTTTATCTAAAACGGTATTTAACCCGAACAGCAGAAAGCCGATAACGTTTGCGGATTTAAGATAA
- a CDS encoding NAD(P)/FAD-dependent oxidoreductase codes for MSKEFVDVLVIGAGPSGCVSSSYLKKNNVNVKVVEKTKFPRLVVGESLIPRVMDHFDEAGLFPALDKIGFEKKLGARFLRGNEVCIFDFSNKFGEGWDWTWQVPRADFDNVLAQEVINKGIDLEFETEVIGIEFNGTDSVTTVKNKDGEIKEIHAKFVIDSSGYGRVLPRLLDLEKPSKLSPHSAIFSHVKDINREEGTEGTLISFDIIETEVWLWVIPFSNGNTSVGIVGPTDFIDKLSENGDTTEALRKAISLSDYYVKRFGDVDFLFAPQHLKDYSCSVKKLYGDGFALTGNASEFLDPVFSSGMAFATEGGMTAAKLALRQLNGEQVDWQKEFADYILYGVDVFTTYVKEWYTGNLQELFFHQPENPDVKRKICAVLAGYVWNKKNTFVRIHDTAIKNLAEFIKTEKQQA; via the coding sequence ATGAGCAAAGAATTTGTTGACGTTCTTGTAATCGGCGCCGGACCGTCCGGCTGCGTATCTTCTTCATATTTAAAGAAGAACAACGTCAACGTGAAAGTTGTTGAAAAAACAAAATTTCCGAGACTGGTGGTCGGAGAAAGCTTAATTCCGCGTGTGATGGATCATTTTGATGAAGCCGGACTGTTTCCTGCTCTTGATAAAATAGGCTTTGAGAAGAAACTGGGAGCACGTTTTTTAAGAGGCAACGAGGTCTGTATTTTTGATTTCAGTAATAAATTCGGGGAAGGATGGGACTGGACATGGCAGGTTCCGAGAGCGGATTTTGATAATGTTTTAGCTCAGGAAGTTATTAATAAAGGAATTGATCTTGAATTCGAAACGGAAGTAATCGGCATTGAATTCAACGGAACAGATTCTGTAACGACTGTAAAAAATAAAGACGGCGAAATAAAAGAAATTCATGCCAAATTTGTGATCGATTCCAGCGGCTACGGAAGGGTTTTACCGAGACTTTTGGATTTGGAAAAACCTTCAAAACTTTCTCCTCATTCTGCGATTTTCTCTCATGTAAAAGATATTAACCGGGAAGAAGGAACGGAAGGAACTCTGATTTCTTTTGATATTATCGAAACGGAAGTCTGGCTTTGGGTAATTCCTTTCTCCAACGGAAACACGAGCGTAGGAATCGTAGGACCAACCGATTTTATTGATAAACTCTCTGAAAACGGCGATACAACTGAAGCCTTGAGAAAAGCAATTTCCCTTTCGGATTATTATGTAAAACGTTTCGGGGATGTAGATTTTCTTTTTGCACCTCAACATCTGAAAGATTATTCGTGCTCGGTAAAAAAATTGTACGGTGACGGTTTTGCGCTTACAGGAAATGCTTCGGAATTCTTAGATCCTGTTTTCTCTTCAGGAATGGCTTTTGCCACAGAAGGCGGAATGACCGCAGCAAAATTAGCCTTACGACAACTGAACGGCGAACAAGTAGACTGGCAAAAGGAATTTGCAGACTATATTTTATACGGCGTTGATGTTTTCACAACGTATGTAAAAGAATGGTACACCGGAAATCTTCAGGAATTATTTTTTCACCAGCCGGAAAATCCTGATGTGAAGAGAAAAATCTGTGCAGTTTTGGCGGGTTATGTCTGGAACAAGAAGAATACTTTTGTGAGAATTCATGATACGGCGATTAAAAATCTGGCAGAATTTATTAAAACAGAAAAGCAACAAGCATAA